From the Gossypium hirsutum isolate 1008001.06 chromosome A02, Gossypium_hirsutum_v2.1, whole genome shotgun sequence genome, the window aattgaaatttgtgacaccattGAATTTCTCAATGTCAAACCTTATTGTTTCCATCTCTAAATGGGTTGATAtgcgaaaattgaactagctttgataccacttgttggggatcgacccgattaagcaacgaataagtaaaaatagcgaaagaaattgagaaattgaacacacaaatttaacgtggaaaaaccctccaaagaggataaaaaaccacaggcaaagataattttattataatggaaaaagaacgaaaaatacaaagatggaaataaaaactaaaccccaaaacccgaaaaacaaagaaccttcaaaacataaacacaaaatttttcaaaagtgttatgagttctaatctctaaggggtgtattttctaaggttgtaaaagagcatatttataggctaaatttgtaggtcaaataaattatgttaataaatgctaaatatattatattaataaacactaaatcttctagaaagaaaatatattttgtttaacttgacttgcaagcaatcttttagaatttgggtcacacaattttAACACAATAactatttatatgattaatattttaacgatccAACCGCTATATTTCACGGTCTATTTATGTAGATTATGCACGTCAATTTTAATGTaaacttaaaacttaaaactatttgttttatgtaaaaaaaaattccattgttgaatatatattaatatatagagTATTCAATATGATAGAGATATTTGATCAACTctaaaatttacatgcatgacaaatattatattgataaattcaattaGTTTTTACATTATGTAAGTGGACCCCTCCTATGGACTTATACATAATTATTTATTACCCTTagttatttttttctcaaatatgAAACTTTCACGTTTAGATAGATATAATAGAGATATTTGACCAGTacaaaaatttacatgcatgacaaaTACAATTTTACTGATAAATTCAATTAGTTTTTACATTATGTAAGTAGGCCCTTCCTACGGGCTTATACATAATTATTTATTACccattgtattttttttctcaaatatgaaactttcacatccCAACTACTTAGTATTGAAGTATTTCAATTAGTAACATACATTATTTGCCCCGAAGGTTCACAAAGTGGAATTGCCTCGATTGGTGGAGAGAGTACATACCTAAATGGTGTGCAAATAATTAATCGAGAAAGATATGCACAATGTGGATTGAACCACCAACCAAGGCATAATTAGCCTTTTTAAGGAAACATGGTACCACTTGGGTAGCTCATGATTAATTATCTGCACACCAGAAAAACTCATTTCACCCCTATGATTTTTGGTCATCAAAAACTCAGAAACTTCCGACGAACTGGATTGAGTTTCAGAAGAAGACATCGCAAACAACAAAGCAAAAACAATAAAGGAAAGACTCTTACCTTGAGAATAAACTTGAGAGAACAAGAAAAGAAACGATGTGAAACCAAGAGGACTTGAGCAAAAGAATAGTGAAAGCAAAGCagcaaaataacaacataagaaATAAACAAATGAAGAATAAGAGAAGGGTTTTTATGGACCTCCTCACCCAAATGGTGCGTTtcagtgaaataaattatttagactgattaatgataatataaatgTTGAGGTACCGAATAGtgtaagaaattaaaaaataaagattaaatttcaaaatttgattgtcatataaagactaaaattgaaatttgacctTTTTTATAAGGAGATAAAAGGATTAGATTTGAAATTTAACCTTTTATGTTAataatgtaaaaaagaaaaagaagcaatCGACACTTGAGAGCTTTCTTTTATATAATCTAAAAAGATAAAGTGATTAGATATGATATTCAtgttaataatgtaaaataataataataataaagaagtcATGTGCATTTGTTATACACAATTTAAACATCGAGgttgttaaaagttaaaatataaatataaacatcAAATTTGATTATAGTATAAGGACTGAAATTGtaatttgactatttttataTAGTGTAAAAAGATAAAGATTAAATTTGAACTTTATGTtaatagtaaaaagaaaaaaagccatAGACACTTGAGGCCTTCCTTTTATATAATCTAAAAAgataaagggattaaatttgaaatttaacctTTATGTCAATAATGTGAAAAAAGAAAAGCCATGGACACTTTCATAAAAGGAACCAAGTCCTAAGGCTTTCATATTGATAGTTTTTAGtagtatatataaattttaattacataactaaataattaaaatacataaaaaaaaataagtaaaaaaattgaaaaccatCAAAACTATTTACCTGTGTCATTCTTCAAATTTCAATCCTTATGGCAAAAATTGTAACTCAAttacaataattatttaaacatgtgacttatatataattataaataattacacttaaaataaattacatgataatttataataataataataataataataatactaataataaatttttttggtgaaaaataaaGTACAAATTATATCAATTCAATTGCCTAAAAGCACCACTCGTTTTATCTTATTGCAAGGCTTCAAGGATTTTAGTCAGGGCTATATCAAAGACTAGTAAGCTCGACTTTCAAATTAGGCTAAGTTTGACTAACCGATCCGCAACAACGTTGTGTTCTCTGGACATGAACCTAATTTGCTATTGCACTTCAATTTTCATTATTCGACGAAATCTTCTAAGTAAAATAATACCTAAATCTTCCAATCTAAtatcagttaattttttttatgattttctttacATGCTTTTTTGAAGACAAAATGTATCTACTATTGCATCTATTTGTGGTTAtgaatattagttttaattaatataaacttGTGTTTACTCTCTACTTTTCTTTCACTCAAATCtcaagggaaaggaaaaatgcTTTGGACTAGGGTtcagaaaatgaaagaaataaaggaGTAAAAGCTTGTGACcctttttttaaagtaaaaagcTGGTGACTTTTAGTTTTGTTTAAGATAGAAATTAGTTGGACAAATTGGaacttcattttaaaaaattaggttAAGAATGTCCTTTTTCAcatggtaaaagtattatagtattatagaggtccttatattttgtttcttttactcaaaaaaataaaaaatttaatccctatatattagattaaagagcaaattggttctttctgttaaaaattttttctattaatttgtaCCATTAAAAATTGGCATGATTGATGAAAGAACGAGATAGTGACATGTGATGTGCCACGAGTACCTCATGTTGTATACTAGaaccaatttttaacaaaaaaaaatggatgaaatttttaatataaggaccaatttactctttcatCTAACGTATATGAACTTACTTACTCAGTTTTTTAGTAGAGGGGTAAAAAACAATCTTACTCTTAATACATGGGCCTCCATGATAGTTTACCTTTTTCACATTCAAGCCACATCAGAAATTTCCAAAACAATCAATCCATGGATGTTTGaaatatattcaatataaaatAACCAAGGTTGAGAGGTTTATAAATGGATGTTTCATTTACGAACCCATCGTATTCGGTTCTTTCATGCAACTATTCTTAAGAAGTGAATATTCAGTAGGTATGAAGTTGATTCAGTGTTCGAAAAAATTAATGTAGTAACAAAGACTTCTAGTTTCATTAGTGGTTGTTTCCGACATTGCAGGAACTAAGGCAACCAAACTTGAAACTACAAATTTGTAGTACTCCATTTTCCGACAGATGATTTAATCTTTGTTTTAAAAGGCTTTAAATACATTATAAATAACAACGAAACAAAGGGTTTGCACCAATTAATTTTCCattgttaaaaaagaaaaaaaaaagaagaaaaatagctTCTTCATTTGCAGCAATGGCGGCTTTCGCCATTGTTATGATGGTGTGCTTAGTTCTCATCCATGGTGGCCAATGCAAGGGTCTTTTTAATGCAGCAGAGGCTTTACATAAAGCTAAAGATGCCGAAAATGGTGACGTCGGTCCCGATGTTAAAGCTTTCAACGTGTTGGATTATGGTGCAAAGCCTGATGGAAAGACAGATAGTTCAATCGTATGGCTTAgtttatacatacatacatacaaacatTATGGggttcttttttcattttttgcatTGAAAGCTTGCTTGATTTTCTGCAGAATTTTAGAAGGACTTTCGAAGCTGCTTGTAATTTCCATGGAGATGCAATGATGGTAATCCCTGAAGGCGAGTTCTTAATGGGACCTGTTTTATTTTCAGGTCCATGTTCCAATCCATCTTTGTTGATTATTCAAGTTAATGGAATTGTTAAAGCTCAATCTAATATGGCGTATTATCGAGGTGGTGGAGACGATGATACGGATTGGATTACATTTCAGGCCATTGATGGTTTAATTGTGTCCGGACGTGGTACTTTCCATGGCCAAGGTTCCCAGGTTTGGGGTTTCAATGACTGTGCCAGGAAGTCGAACTGCGTCCGCTTGCCCGCTGTAAGCTTCGAATCACCTCTCCAAAAAAAACACTTCGGAGTTTTCTTTTTGGGACGTGCTTCGATGAGATTTGTTGACTTAGGTACCGAAGCATGTCCCCAAGACAAAACCCGAAATCGTTGAGCTTATGGTTGAGGTTGAATTTTGTTGTGTATGATTGTAGACATTGAAGTTCATCAAGGTAACCGATGCGATGATCCGTGGGATAAAATCCATTGACCCCAAAGGGTTCCACATCATGATCAGCATGAGTCGGAATTTTAGGATTTTCAGCGTTGATTTGCAAGCCCCCGGTGATAGTCCCAACACCGACGGTATTCACATGAGCAAATCAGACCTCGTTAAAATATCGAAAACTGTCATCGCTACGGGTGATGATTGTGTCTCGATGATCCATGGATCTACCAACATTAGCATCAAGAAAGTCATTTGCGGCCCTGGTCATGGTTTCAGGTATCTAGTTCCTCATTCCGATTATCGAATATATCTAATGAACGAATCACGTATTGTGTTGGACATTCCATATATACTGTCATCATATTGTTAAATCAAGTAGTTCTTTGAAatttatgcatgtatatgtttgATAACAGCATCGGTAGCCTTGGCCACTACGACGATGAGGCAGATGTTAGCGGGATCATCGTGAAAAATTGCTCATTAAGAGAGACGGACAACGGTGTTAGAATCAAAACATACAAAACTGACTCCCCAAGTAAAGCTTCGGGCATAATTTTTCAAGACCTGATCATGACTCGAGTTCAGAACCCCATCATCATAGATCAAGAATACGGAAACACGAAATACAGTCAGGTTAACTGTCATAATGTGATGTTACGAttgctatttttcaatttcagCTCTCTGTAAACTTTTAgacaatgataaaattaaagttgTTTTCTTTCTATTGTTTCATGAAGCCATCGAAAGTCCGAATCAGCGACGTTCACTATATAAACATCCGAGGAACTTCAGCTAGCAAAGTTGCAGTTGATCTACTTTGCAGCGCGTCGAATCCTTGCCAGGGCATTCACTTAGACAACGTCAACTTGCAATATGCCGGTCCTCCAAATGACGACATGCCCTTCAGTTCCAATTGTCGGAACGCCAGGGTCGCTTACCACGGCTACCAAAGCCCTCCGCCTTGCCGTTAGGCGGTTGACTGTAACTCATAGCGGGATTCTCACTGTCCGTGTCGACGAATTCATGGAAATATGGAGAATATctgtaaaaaaaaacaaaaaaacaaaaaactagTAGTGGATTTAGCTAAGTGTactataatactatatttgatgTCAAGAACATCGATTTGATCCATTTTGTAATTTCCAGATTTACtgtatattaattcataatagaAGACATGACTTTCATCAACAACTGTTTCTTGTGAAAATTGGAAAACTTGTTCAATTTATAGCAGATTTTTCAATTCAACTCGAGATTTGAGAATAAGTGTAGAATACAAATATCTTATAATTTGGAATgaattaaatttctttaaaggtataatgataaatttattctTCAATGTTTATATCTATCTTTAGTGAATTTAacctttatactttttttaaaaattaaatttagccatcaactttttgaaaaagagtcaaattatttttattttttaacaaaaatgtttacaaaaacattaatttttttaacaatgttgGCGTGGCTACCTTTCATAATACTATGGcactatttatcttatatgttAAGTCaacaaataattacaaaattacaaaacattcaaaaaattGGTATATCATGTATTCATACATATAAAATATGGATATGGTTCGTAAAATAAGATTTCACATAATATTGGTATTTGATACATGAATGATAAATGAAATGGTTGAAACTTGATATATATTGATTATATTCTTTTCATGTTAATGCTTTTGTTTGTATTgatttgaatcatgaaagtatTATTAAGCTTTATCGCTCAACATACAGTACTTTGTTTATTCTGTGCGTAGGTATTAGTAGATCTCGAAGACTCGAGGAGTGATTCAGCATTCAAACCACAGCTCTCgactcaacaatgtttgtatagttccttatgtttttatatatgatatatactTAAGATTGAGTCGGTTTATAATGTGAATGATCGTTTTGGAACCTTGGATTGGTAAATGTCATTTTGAATTCAAACATATGAATCATTTAAGTAATCATGTAAAGGTATAAGATTTAAATTGAGGAATTTTGCAAATGGAcatttgaattgatttggtttgaATTGtgtaaggtatatatatatatatatatgtatgtatggtgttaaatggttaaattaggccaatgaatatgtatgtatatatgttgaaATGTGGTATTACTTAAAGCATATGTGTTTAATTGTGCCTAAACgttatttggtatgtttgatgatcATAGGTATTGGTTTGGTTGGCaattaagttaatatataatgactttttttgaaaattataggTGA encodes:
- the LOC107933231 gene encoding exopolygalacturonase, whose translation is MAAFAIVMMVCLVLIHGGQCKGLFNAAEALHKAKDAENGDVGPDVKAFNVLDYGAKPDGKTDSSINFRRTFEAACNFHGDAMMVIPEGEFLMGPVLFSGPCSNPSLLIIQVNGIVKAQSNMAYYRGGGDDDTDWITFQAIDGLIVSGRGTFHGQGSQVWGFNDCARKSNCVRLPATLKFIKVTDAMIRGIKSIDPKGFHIMISMSRNFRIFSVDLQAPGDSPNTDGIHMSKSDLVKISKTVIATGDDCVSMIHGSTNISIKKVICGPGHGFSIGSLGHYDDEADVSGIIVKNCSLRETDNGVRIKTYKTDSPSKASGIIFQDLIMTRVQNPIIIDQEYGNTKYSQPSKVRISDVHYINIRGTSASKVAVDLLCSASNPCQGIHLDNVNLQYAGPPNDDMPFSSNCRNARVAYHGYQSPPPCR